One window of Alteromonas sp. LMIT006 genomic DNA carries:
- a CDS encoding RHS repeat-associated core domain-containing protein, with product MIYVSSAIEEFNLGFPRQYYDKETELWYNIHRYYDASTGRYITSDPIGLAGGMNTYAYVGGNPVSKIDLIGLLEVCRRGLGGGPMLGVLRHDQLFLDDGTNVGLFKDGNKNGVIRSDVEFKKSEYKSCEKINISDNEIRQSIKNLKSSFEGKYSLFLPSNQCQDFATAVVRDALFRSVINKL from the coding sequence GTGATTTATGTATCATCCGCCATTGAAGAATTTAACCTCGGTTTTCCAAGGCAGTATTACGATAAAGAGACTGAGCTGTGGTATAACATTCATCGCTATTATGATGCCAGCACAGGTAGATATATTACCAGCGACCCCATTGGTTTAGCTGGTGGGATGAATACCTATGCTTATGTGGGTGGAAATCCTGTTTCTAAAATTGATCTGATAGGGCTTCTAGAGGTATGTCGTCGGGGGCTTGGTGGAGGTCCTATGCTTGGTGTATTGAGACATGACCAATTATTTTTGGATGATGGGACTAATGTAGGTTTATTTAAAGATGGTAATAAAAACGGCGTTATTCGTTCCGACGTGGAGTTTAAAAAAAGCGAGTATAAAAGCTGTGAAAAAATAAATATTTCTGATAACGAAATCAGACAGTCAATCAAAAATCTAAAATCATCTTTCGAGGGGAAATACAGCTTATTTCTTCCATCAAATCAGTGTCAAGATTTTGCAACTGCGGTAGTTAGAGATGCACTTTTTAGATCGGTCATTAATAAACTTTGA